A stretch of Bacteroidales bacterium DNA encodes these proteins:
- a CDS encoding TonB-dependent receptor — protein sequence MKKKFAVLAFCIALYLPMIAQVTIKGVVSDAESKSILTGATVKIGNSFNTGNSLDDGSYIFKNVKKGNQKIEVSYVGYETWSQCYYITRDTVINVLMKKKTFLADELVIKAIRADENAPVTSTKLEKNEIENRNMGQDITYMMSMTPSVVVTSDAGTGVGYTGIRIRGTDPTRINVTINGIPTNDAESQGTYWVDFPDIVSSVDNMQIQRGVGSSTNGAGAFGASLNIQTSKLNENPYATISSSLGSFNTYKNTFSAGSGLINKCWAFDARLSKLYSDGFIDRAFSDLKSFYVSGGYYGKKSILKLIVFSGKERTYQAWYGVPEARLKNDYEGMQQMLDNWYITQAEYDAMINSDSRTYNYYTYSNQTDNYQQDNYQLHYSYEINKNWNANAALHLTKGAGYYEEFKNDDALNKYGLDSVIIGQDTITSTDLVRQRWLDNDFYGVTYSLNYDSRKKFLFTIGGAANKYDGEHYGMVTWAQYASNGLPDKKYYSDNAIKNDVDIFGKLNYHINKKLNFYADLQYRTIYYSFFGYDDDLQNVQQAVNLNFFNPKVGIVYKISPSNDFYISNGIGNKEPCRDDYVQSTPANRPKPEHLQNLETGISHTSRNWKVAANYYYMYYTNQLVLTGQINDVGEYNRTNIDKSYRTGVEIEAGIKPVKKLNIEANATFSKNIILDFTEYVDNWDDWSQVNTNYSETDIAFSPRVIAGSQVEYEFYKNAFITLLSKYVGRQYLDNTSNPDRAIDSYFVNDIGLAYSIYPKFMKEIKFTLLVNNVLSEEYESNGWTYPYYAKGKLIKNNYYYPQAGRNYLAGITMKF from the coding sequence ATGAAAAAGAAATTTGCTGTGCTGGCATTTTGCATTGCCCTTTATTTGCCTATGATTGCACAGGTTACTATTAAGGGTGTTGTGAGCGATGCTGAAAGTAAAAGTATACTGACAGGAGCTACCGTTAAAATTGGAAACAGTTTCAATACAGGCAATTCGTTGGATGACGGTAGTTACATTTTTAAAAATGTAAAAAAAGGAAATCAAAAAATTGAAGTTTCATATGTTGGTTATGAAACATGGTCTCAGTGTTATTACATTACAAGAGACACGGTCATCAATGTGTTGATGAAGAAGAAAACTTTTCTTGCAGATGAACTTGTGATTAAGGCTATCCGTGCCGATGAAAATGCACCGGTAACTTCAACAAAGCTGGAAAAAAATGAAATAGAGAACCGTAACATGGGTCAGGATATTACCTATATGATGAGCATGACACCATCAGTTGTGGTAACTTCAGATGCAGGTACGGGAGTAGGATATACAGGTATCCGTATTCGTGGAACCGATCCTACACGTATCAATGTTACGATTAATGGCATTCCTACCAATGATGCCGAATCACAAGGAACATACTGGGTTGATTTTCCTGATATCGTTTCGTCGGTTGATAATATGCAGATTCAGCGTGGTGTTGGTTCTTCAACCAATGGTGCAGGTGCTTTTGGAGCAAGTCTGAATATCCAGACAAGCAAACTGAATGAAAACCCTTATGCAACTATAAGTTCTTCACTGGGTTCATTCAATACATATAAAAATACTTTTTCGGCAGGCAGTGGTTTGATAAATAAATGCTGGGCTTTTGATGCCCGCTTATCAAAATTATATTCCGATGGTTTCATCGACAGGGCTTTTTCCGATTTGAAATCATTTTATGTTTCGGGTGGATATTATGGTAAAAAAAGTATTTTAAAATTGATCGTATTTTCCGGTAAGGAACGTACCTATCAAGCCTGGTATGGTGTTCCTGAAGCGAGGCTGAAGAATGATTACGAAGGAATGCAGCAGATGCTTGATAACTGGTATATCACACAAGCGGAATATGATGCTATGATTAATTCAGATAGTCGCACGTACAATTATTATACATACAGCAATCAAACGGACAATTATCAGCAGGATAATTATCAGCTGCATTATTCTTACGAGATCAACAAAAACTGGAATGCCAATGCAGCACTGCATTTAACAAAGGGTGCCGGTTATTATGAGGAATTTAAAAACGATGATGCCCTGAATAAATATGGTTTGGATTCTGTTATCATTGGTCAGGATACTATTACTTCAACCGACCTGGTTCGTCAGCGCTGGCTCGATAATGATTTTTATGGTGTTACGTATTCACTGAATTATGACAGCAGGAAAAAGTTTTTATTTACTATTGGCGGAGCGGCAAATAAATATGATGGCGAACATTATGGAATGGTTACATGGGCGCAGTATGCAAGCAATGGTCTTCCCGATAAAAAGTATTATAGTGATAATGCTATAAAAAATGATGTGGATATTTTCGGTAAACTGAATTATCATATAAATAAAAAATTAAACTTTTATGCCGATCTTCAGTACCGCACTATTTATTATTCTTTCTTTGGTTATGATGATGACCTGCAGAATGTACAACAAGCGGTTAACCTGAACTTCTTTAACCCGAAAGTTGGAATAGTTTATAAAATCAGTCCTTCTAACGATTTTTATATTTCAAACGGGATAGGAAATAAAGAACCCTGTCGTGATGATTATGTGCAGTCAACACCTGCAAACCGTCCTAAACCGGAGCATTTGCAAAACCTGGAAACAGGAATTAGTCATACATCCCGGAACTGGAAAGTTGCAGCTAACTATTATTACATGTATTACACCAATCAGCTTGTGTTAACCGGTCAGATAAACGATGTGGGCGAATATAACCGTACCAATATTGATAAAAGCTACCGTACAGGTGTTGAAATTGAAGCGGGAATAAAGCCGGTTAAAAAACTTAATATTGAAGCGAACGCCACTTTTAGTAAAAACATCATTCTTGATTTTACCGAATACGTTGATAACTGGGACGACTGGTCGCAAGTGAATACAAATTATTCGGAAACCGATATTGCATTTTCACCCCGGGTAATTGCCGGAAGCCAGGTAGAATATGAGTTTTATAAAAATGCATTCATCACACTCTTGTCAAAATATGTTGGCAGGCAATATTTAGATAATACTTCAAACCCTGACAGGGCAATCGATTCGTATTTTGTAAACGATATAGGGTTGGCATATTCCATTTATCCGAAATTCATGAAAGAAATAAAATTCACATTGCTGGTGAATAATGTTTTATCGGAAGAATATGAATCGAATGGTTGGACTTATCCATATTATGCCAAAGGCAAGTTGATTAAAAATAATTATTATTATCCGCAGGCAGGACGAAATTATTTGGCCGGAATAACAATGAAGTTTTAA
- the aroQ gene encoding type II 3-dehydroquinate dehydratase: MKLIIINGPNLNLLGTREKQVYGEISFDEYFIMLKNIFPEIELEYYQSNVEGEIINKIHETGFTYNGIILNAGGYTHTSIAIADAIAAIKAPVIEVHISNIFAREEYRHVSLIAPKCKGSISGFGLDSYRLAIESFNKK, from the coding sequence GTGAAACTTATAATTATCAACGGACCCAATCTAAACCTTCTCGGAACACGCGAAAAACAGGTTTACGGTGAAATTTCATTTGATGAATATTTTATTATGCTTAAAAATATTTTTCCTGAAATTGAATTGGAATATTATCAAAGCAATGTGGAAGGAGAAATCATCAATAAGATCCATGAAACCGGTTTCACTTACAATGGAATAATTTTAAATGCCGGTGGATATACACATACATCCATTGCTATTGCCGATGCTATTGCTGCGATAAAAGCTCCGGTTATTGAAGTTCACATTTCAAATATTTTTGCCCGCGAAGAATATCGCCATGTTTCGCTCATAGCGCCAAAATGCAAAGGAAGCATTTCCGGCTTTGGCCTTGATTCATACCGACTGGCAATTGAATCGTTCAATAAGAAATAA
- a CDS encoding glycosyltransferase family 2 protein, protein MPQLKVAIVILNWNGKHFLEKFLPFLIKYNTPNSEIIIADNASHDDSVSYLEENYPTIRIIKNNKNYGFAKGYNDALKQIDAEYYVLLNSDIEVTEKWIEPVIELMDSDKTIGACQPKLLSYENKDEFEYAGAAGGFIDKLGYPFCRGRIFQNLEKDEHQYDDISEIFWATGACMFVRASVFNKVGGLDDDFFAHMEEIDFCWRLKNNGYRVMYCPASVIYHIGGGTLPKKNPKKTFLNFRNNFILLYKNLPRERIFPVIFVRLFLDTAAAFKFLSEGHVKDFFAVIHAHFAFYSAIGKHVRKRKTLKHIDVSCVYRKSIVFEHYVKKKKSFKQLDSDWFSI, encoded by the coding sequence ATGCCACAATTAAAAGTTGCTATTGTAATATTAAACTGGAATGGGAAACATTTTCTTGAAAAGTTTCTTCCATTTCTTATTAAATATAATACTCCCAATTCTGAAATAATTATTGCCGATAATGCTTCACATGATGATTCGGTAAGTTATTTAGAAGAAAATTATCCCACGATCCGTATTATAAAAAATAATAAGAATTATGGGTTTGCTAAAGGATATAATGATGCCCTTAAACAAATTGATGCGGAATATTATGTTTTATTGAATTCTGATATAGAAGTTACCGAGAAGTGGATTGAGCCTGTGATTGAGTTAATGGATTCCGATAAAACGATAGGAGCCTGCCAGCCTAAACTTCTTTCATATGAAAATAAGGATGAATTTGAATATGCAGGTGCTGCCGGCGGCTTTATTGATAAATTAGGTTACCCGTTTTGCCGCGGACGAATTTTTCAAAACCTGGAAAAAGACGAACATCAATATGATGATATTTCTGAGATATTCTGGGCTACGGGTGCATGTATGTTTGTAAGAGCATCGGTCTTCAATAAGGTGGGTGGACTGGATGATGATTTTTTTGCACACATGGAAGAAATTGATTTTTGCTGGCGACTGAAAAATAATGGATACAGGGTGATGTATTGTCCTGCATCAGTAATATACCATATTGGCGGCGGAACTTTACCGAAGAAAAATCCTAAAAAAACTTTTTTAAATTTCAGGAATAATTTTATTCTGCTTTACAAGAATCTTCCACGAGAAAGAATATTCCCTGTAATATTTGTAAGACTATTCCTAGATACAGCAGCAGCTTTCAAATTTTTATCGGAAGGGCATGTTAAGGATTTCTTTGCTGTTATTCATGCACATTTCGCATTTTACTCTGCAATAGGAAAACATGTCAGGAAAAGAAAAACATTGAAGCATATTGATGTTTCTTGCGTGTACAGAAAATCGATCGTATTTGAGCATTACGTAAAGAAGAAAAAATCTTTTAAGCAACTGGATTCCGATTGGTTTTCTATTTAA